GAGGTCTGGAGTCCTTCTGCTTGTTTCAGCATCCCCAAAAATGTCAGCCTCTCCCAAGAGAGAGCGACCTCTTTTTAtcacttttctgacctcatcactaagCTCCAACCAAAAACCAGGATCCTCAGAGCACGGCTGATGCAGGCTAGTTAGCTGGAGCAACATCAGCAATGCCCCCACCCCGGCGGAGAGACCAGTGCCTCCCGAGTATCTGGGCAGGAAGCTGGAACAAAGGAAGACCGAGTCCCCCGCTCCCACTGGCATCACCTAGGAGACCAGGTGGATCCAGCAGCCAGAGTTGGAAaccagaggtggggctgggcagactcCAAGAAGGGAGGCCACCAAGAGAAAAAGGATTTCTTTAcagctccatctggggagaaataatccacaacacacttacaggcatggcagtgctacgcttgccagcaccacaactgaacgggacttgggtgtcatgacagacaacatgaacatgagacaccaatgtgatgctgtagctggcagagctaatcaaacactccCATGCATCTGCTGAGGCATCTCGAGCAAGTCTAAAgacgtcatcctcctgctctacttggccttggtgagaccgcagctggaggactgcatccagttacaggcgctgcacttcaggaaggatgtggagaagcttgagagagtccgaaGGAGGGCCACGTGCaggattagaggcctagagaccaggtcatgtgagaaaggctgaaagacttgggactgttcagcctggagaaaagacgactcagaggggacttggtggcagcctataaatatatcacGGGAGtccatcagggcctgggggagcatctcttcaccaaggccccccaggggaggactagaaataatgggcacaagctgactgaagatcacttcagactggacatagaaaaaaacttctttggGGTTTGAAACAGGCTCTCCCTAaaggtgatcttcaaaaagtgtcttgatggccatcttgctggggtcatctgaccccagcggtctttcctgcccaagcacaggggggctggacccaaaaatctgtcaggtcccttccagcccctaacaactatgaatctgtTACTTGTGGAGCTTGATTAGAAAGGACTCTGTTATAGAGAAAGGAAGGAGGGCGGGGGCAGCTGGCAAATGGTGCTGCAGAGTTGTGACAAGGGGCTGAGAAGCAAAACTGCCAAACTGGGCTCACGGGGTGACAGTAGCAGCTTCCTGCAGACTCCAAAGGGCATgtgcaggcctgggagcagagTGATGTggttgggaggaaagggaaggtcAAGGTGGAAGGCAGGAAATGCTTCCCCAGCCATAAATGGCTTCCTTTTTGCAACGCAAGAGCCTCACACACCACAACCCTGGGAGCAGGAGAACTAAGCTGGGAGGCAGTCGAACAGTCTCTGTCCCTGGGTGGCATTTGGACCCGGGTGGCATTTGGACCCAGTTGTCTACAGGAAGGCATCCTATCGTGAAGGCACTTCACCTGACCCTGGAAGCACTGGCTGCTTTTAGAGAAAGATGGGGATGGCACAGGCTCCAAGACAGATGCAAAGATCATCTCCTCACAGGTTTCCCTGGCATCTGGGCTGGCATCTAGCTGAGATGTTTCCTCTTAACCCCTTCCCCTCATCAAGTCTTCAGAGACAGAATTTGTGCCCTTTGGGCTCTGCAGGGCCCTAGCAGAGGGGAATCATGGGGGAACTCTTGCTGCAGTCCACCAGCATGAGGCTGCTTGCCTGGCTACAGACACTGGTAGGTGCTGAGCAGGTAGACATCCCAAAGCCCTCCCTACTTTGCTGGCACAATTATGGATGATCCTGGAtgtggatgcactggtgctgGGCCACAGTAGAAGAGTGGGGGAAgcacttcccacactctgagcactgatatggttTCTTCTCTATGTGGACAAGCTtgtgccgggccaggtgggaggattgAGTGAAGCTCCTCCCACAgtccgagcactgatgtggcttctcccctgtgtggatgcgctggtgcttaaCCAGGCTGGATGACTGGGTGAAGCCCTTCCCACAAtccaagcactgatgtggttttttccctgtgtggatgagctggtgccgggctAGGTCAGAAGATCGGTTGAAGCGCTTTCCGCAatccgagcactgatgtggcttgtcTCCcatgtggatgagctggtgccgggccaggtgtaAAGATCGactaaagctcttcccacactctgagcactgatgtgacTTCTCCTTCGTGTGAATGAGACGGTGTTTGGCCAGGTTGCAGGActggctgaagctcttcccacactcggagcaatgatgtggcttctcccccgtgtggatgagCCGGTGccgagccaggctggaggaggacgtgaagctcttcccacactccaaacagtgatgtggcttctctcctgtgtggatacgctggtgcagaGCCATATTGGAGGAGTgagtaaagctcttcccacactctgagcacaaATGtgccttctcccctgtgtggatcagctggtgctgggccaggtgggaggaccgGCTGAAGCTCTtgccacactctgagcactgatatggcttctcccccacGTGAATAATCTGGTGCCGGGCCAGATGGGAGGAccggctgaagctcttcccacactctgagcactgatatggcttttcccctgtgtggatgacctggtgccgggccaggtgggagcactgagtgaagctcttcccacactccaagcaccgaattggcttctcccctgtgtggatgcgttgGTGCTGGGCAAGGTGGGaggatcgggtgaagctcttcccacattctgagcactgatgtggcttctcccctgtgtggatgcgctggtgccgagccaggcTGGAAGAGtgtgtgaagctcttcccacactctgagcacaaATGTGCCTTCTCCCCCTTGTGCATAAACTGGTGCTGTGTCAGGTGGGAGGAACggctgaagctctttccacactctgaacactgatgtggcttctcccccgtgtggatgcgctggtgctgggcaaGGTGGGAGGATcgggtaaagctcttcccacactctgagcactgatgtggtttctcccctgtgtggatgtgctggtgccGAGCCAGGGTGGAGAaatgagtgaagctcttcccacactctgagcacaaATGtgccttctcccctgtgtgggtaagctggtgctgagccaggtgggaGTACTGgctaaagctcttcccacactcagaacacTGATGCGGCTTCTTCCCCATGTGAATAActtggtgccgggccaggtgggaggaccggttgaagctcttcccacactctaagcagtgatgtggcttctcccctgtgtggataagctggtgccgggctaggtgggagcactgggtgaagctcttcccacactctaagcactgatgtggtttctgcCCCGTATGGataagctggtgccgggccaggtgggaggatcgggcgaagttcttcccacactccgagcactgatatggcttctcccctgtgtggacacactggtgctgagccaggctggaggagtgagtgaagctcttcccacactctgagcactgatgtggcttctcccctgtgtggattaGGTGGTGCCGGGCCAAGTGGGAGGATCGGTTGAAgcacttcccacactctgagcactgatatggcttctcccctgtgtggatgagctggtgtttGGTCAGGTTCAAGGACAGATTGAAGCTCTTCCCATACCTTGACCAATGATGTGGCTTAacccttgtgtgcatgcaccagtGCCTAACCAGGTTGGAGGAATGCCTGAAGTTCTTACCACACTTGGTGCAGCGATGCGGCCACTCCCCGGtctgcacacactggtgctgggacaggtcttcCTGGCAGAGGAAGTTCTTCTTGCACTCAGTGCAGCGGtgtgtcttcctccccaggtggatgTGCTGATGCTGAACCAGGGAAAAGAATTGGGTAAAGGTCTTACCATACTTGACACAGAGGTACTGATGCTTTCCCctctgcacatgtaggtgcttgagcaggtccaaggggcACACAAAGCACTTCCCCAATTTGGTGAAGCAGTGGGGGAGCTCTCCAAAATGGATCTGGGGGTGAACAGCCAGGGTGGAGAGTCaggtgaagctctttccacattTGGTGCGTATGCACCAAATGTATGCACCTCACCAACAATGAGGGGTGTACGTATGCTCCTCACCAATAATGTATATATGCACCTCACCAAAAATgaggggcttctccccagtgtgccttatcttgtgaagagccaggagtgaggggcagttaaagtttttcctaacccttgggcaggggtgggctctgcccTTGTGTTTGgcagtgagctcctgcttccctccaagGGCTTCCCCAAGGCCAATGCTTTGGTTGGGATGCAGTGCATCTTTCAAGTGACTCTTTAGGTTTCTCACGTCCAGAAACtgttccctgcacccagggctctTTCTGGGTTTCTGCCCTTCTCCGCTTTCACACCCAACTGGAGATGGTACCTGGTTCACCGCTACATTCTCCATCTGCTTTTGGGGCCTCCACTGATTTTTGTGCCATGGCTCCTTCTCAGGCCTCAGGGAGTCCATCTTGCCCAAACTCCCTAGGGAAGTCCGTcctggctccaggtctgcaggcCCTCCTGCACGGGGAAGAGAAACTCCAGATTAGTCCCTACCCTGCTAGCAAAGGGCAAACACTGCTATTCCTTCTGGTGGGATGGACCTTGGAAAACAGGTCTTCCTGCCAAAACCCCAAGTACTGGGGGCGAGGGAAGGGCAGGTCCCTGTGCCCAGCTAATGTTCCCTACTCGGTGGAGTTCAGAGCTGGACTCTcagggtttctggcccagctctcaggcCTCTTACCTCAGACCCTGCTAGCACAAGTACGTACAGGACATGTGCGTCAGGACAGTGCCTGAATAGCTCCTTGCTCTAACAgcctgaggaggaggggaggacttACAGCTGTTGCTCTCTCTTCTGAAAGGAGCAGGGCTATACTTCCTGCCTGCTTTCAGAGCAaggtctggtgcagggaatgagtCCATGGAGCTCCTCCAGTGACGGGTCTCAGGAGGCCTCCATGTCACAGGAGTCTGCACTGGGTCTAAGGCCTTGACATGAACCTGGACTTGGTGCTGAGTTTTGGGCTTCATGACACTCAGGGCTCCAGAGATTAAACTGGAAGGTGGCAGTTTTGGTGCAAACCATGGGGGATTCACTTCCACGCACAACTTGAAAGCTTCTGAATCTCACCCGTGCCATGGAGCCATTTCATGCAGCCTGAGACTATGATGAAACACTTCCTGGGTTCCAGGTCAACCTGACCAGGGGAAACCAGGGCAAGCATCAGCTTGTTTTTTGCCCAACAGTAACAGCCACACAAAGCTTCTGCATACCATGCTGGTTTCCATGGGGAACTACTAATCCCACCATGCCCTGGGTGAGGGTGTTACAGAGGTATGGCTACCTTGGGCTGTGGAATGAACTGTTACATAGCTGACTGAAGATGGAAATTTAAGATCATGATATCCCAGGGAAACCAGATCTGGGCCAATAAATCAAGACAGCAAACCTGACTGTCTCCAAGAACTGTCATTAAAGGGAGAAGAAGGGAACAGTTGCTTATCTCCATACTgttggatttcagggagtgggaACAACACCTGCCTGGACACATTTCAGCATAATATGCTgtatttgaggtcagcaccctgcaatggcagcacagggcaggtctgcagttcTCAGGTCCCCCTGGCACTCTGGGCATGAAGCATTTATGAAAGGGGAATCGGGTGGAGGGTCAGCCACAACTTACCTTGCAGCATGTCTTCCAACCTTGATATTTCCCCACGttcctca
This sequence is a window from Alligator mississippiensis isolate rAllMis1 chromosome 15, rAllMis1, whole genome shotgun sequence. Protein-coding genes within it:
- the LOC102573576 gene encoding zinc finger protein 420, with translation MQSTAALQEPGASWPEQPKTHHADMSLEEWGEKETLGPQDKPPHVLKEEPLPHQESGAGILSGAEQQPSEDGPGNLELQRTSPGRPEERSSLTPEPGQVQRGQGRPPKQEESWELPEVFEDVAVYFTRREWELLDDDDKVLYRDQMLKNYQALVSLGYRGPTPDLICCIQQGQVKLWVCDDEERGEISRLEDMLQGGPADLEPGRTSLGSLGKMDSLRPEKEPWHKNQWRPQKQMENVAVNQHQHIHLGRKTHRCTECKKNFLCQEDLSQHQCVQTGEWPHRCTKCGKNFRHSSNLVRHWCMHTRVKPHHWSRYGKSFNLSLNLTKHQLIHTGEKPYQCSECGKCFNRSSHLARHHLIHTGEKPHQCSECGKSFTHSSSLAQHQCVHTGEKPYQCSECGKNFARSSHLARHQLIHTGQKPHQCLECGKSFTQCSHLARHQLIHTGEKPHHCLECGKSFNRSSHLARHQVIHMGKKPHQCSECGKSFSQYSHLAQHQLTHTGEKAHLCSECGKSFTHFSTLARHQHIHTGEKPHQCSECGKSFTRSSHLAQHQRIHTGEKPHQCSECGKSFSRSSHLTQHQFMHKGEKAHLCSECGKSFTHSSSLARHQRIHTGEKPHQCSECGKSFTRSSHLAQHQRIHTGEKPIRCLECGKSFTQCSHLARHQVIHTGEKPYQCSECGKSFSRSSHLARHQIIHVGEKPYQCSECGKSFSRSSHLAQHQLIHTGEKAHLCSECGKSFTHSSNMALHQRIHTGEKPHHCLECGKSFTSSSSLARHRLIHTGEKPHHCSECGKSFSQSCNLAKHRLIHTKEKSHQCSECGKSFSRSLHLARHQLIHMGDKPHQCSDCGKRFNRSSDLARHQLIHTGKKPHQCLDCGKGFTQSSSLVKHQRIHTGEKPHQCSDCGRSFTQSSHLARHKLVHIEKKPYQCSECGKCFPHSSTVAQHQCIHIQDHP